Proteins encoded by one window of Gambusia affinis linkage group LG17, SWU_Gaff_1.0, whole genome shotgun sequence:
- the cdc37l1 gene encoding hsp90 co-chaperone Cdc37-like 1, with product MAWMGHGAPFHTNDKQNGDQNWPARALTGVHPSQQSPSSHLCDCPMASLCQSQQRCVKASIVSSWQLAEAQDQMGSLGVHSSESMEQERARTLVCPTELTNTEEEWRRKESMLAGPEPSRSPILGATGSWDVFDKSIINLHQSPVEMDQDTCKTFLQKYEQELRHFGMLRRWDDSQRFLSHMPQLICEETANFLVLWCIRLQQEGKEALMEQVAHQAVVMQFILEMASNSQQDPRGCFRQFFHKAKEGQDVYLEVFRAELDAFKQRVEEYAAKCRNDALNVDHQSFDTNCRPNTKVTTDFISQEDPEFKMKHCLEAGLWTNTGKWTKDDTTETEDIRMMEI from the exons ATGGCGTGGATGGGACACGGAGCTCCGTTTCATACAAACGATAAGCAGAATGGCGACCAAAATTGGCCAGCGAGGGCTTTAACTGGTGTCCATCCCAGCCAACAg TCACCGTCGTCCCATCTTTGTGATTGCCCCATGGCGTCACTCTGCCAGAGCCAGCAGCGCTGTGTGAAAGCCTCGATCGTTTCTAGCTGGCAGCTGGCTGAAGCGCAGGATCAGATGGGCTCTTTGGGGGTCCACAGCTCTGAGTCCATGGAACAGGAGCGAGCTCGGACCCTTGTCTGCCCGACTGAACTCACAAACACAGAGGAGGAGTGGCGCCGCAAGGAGAGCATGCTGGCAGGCCCAGAACCCAGTCGCAGTCCCATCCTCGGTGCCACTGGAAGTTGGGACGTTTTTGATAAG aGTATTATTAATTTGCACCAATCGCCTGTGGAAATGGATCAGGACACCTgcaaaacatttctccaaaaataTGAACAAGAGCTCAGGCATTTTG GTATGTTACGGAGATGGGACGACAGCCAGCGATTCCTCTCACACATGCCGCAGCTCATCTGTGAGGAAACGGCTAATTTCTTAGTCCTGTGGTGCATTCGACTACAGCAAGAAGGG AAAGAAGCCCTGATGGAGCAGGTGGCGCATCAAGCCGTGGTTATGCAGTTTATCTTAGAAATGGCCTCAAATTCTCAACAGGACCCTCGAGGCTGCTTCCGGCAATTCTTTCACAAAGCGAAA GAGGGACAGGACGTCTACCTTGAAGTCTTCCGAGCAGAACTTGACGCCTTCAAACAGAGAGTTGAAGAATATGCAGCGAAATGTAGAAATGACGCTTTGAATGTTGATCATCAGAGCTTCGACACAAACTGTAGACCTAACACCAAAGTAACAACAGACTTTATATCACAG GAGGATCCTGAATTCAAGATGAAGCACTGTTTAGAGGCTGGACTGTGgacaaatacaggaaaatggACAAAGGACGACActacagaaacagaagacatccGGATGATGGAGATATAA